A single window of Methanobacterium sp. DNA harbors:
- a CDS encoding DUF364 domain-containing protein, translating to MLLNKTIKPSKILEETINYVKNGLNDIIYDITIERAVIGIFFSGVILNTGHAGISATPIKEIPEAVCCPSSARSMPNAGHLTERSVDRYLKDATSNIPMKKAMGIAVLSALSSYCREIGLTEDYDMKVGVDALDCVDLKDDTYPVLIGAIGPFLKVLKSRKKPFSVVELDTKTLKPDELPFYVPPDKTGEIVPKADVLVITGTTLINGTLEGILEIARPDTKVVVVGPTASILPHAFFKRGVDILGGDIITHPQKMLDTLAEGGSGYHLYGHSAERVLVTPKSPGFNP from the coding sequence ATGTTGTTAAATAAAACAATTAAACCTTCAAAAATTCTTGAAGAAACAATAAATTATGTTAAAAATGGTTTAAACGATATTATCTATGATATAACTATTGAAAGAGCAGTTATTGGCATATTTTTTTCTGGAGTAATTCTTAACACCGGTCACGCAGGTATCAGCGCCACACCCATAAAGGAAATTCCTGAAGCAGTTTGCTGCCCCAGTTCAGCCCGATCAATGCCCAATGCTGGACACTTAACAGAAAGATCTGTAGATAGATACCTCAAAGATGCCACTTCCAATATACCCATGAAAAAAGCCATGGGAATAGCTGTCCTATCCGCACTCTCAAGTTACTGCCGAGAAATAGGGTTAACTGAGGATTATGATATGAAAGTGGGTGTTGACGCATTAGACTGTGTTGATTTAAAAGATGATACTTACCCCGTGCTTATCGGTGCAATAGGACCCTTTTTAAAGGTTTTAAAAAGTAGAAAAAAACCTTTTTCAGTTGTGGAACTTGACACTAAGACTCTCAAACCTGATGAATTACCTTTTTATGTCCCACCAGATAAAACAGGAGAAATAGTACCCAAAGCAGATGTGCTAGTGATAACTGGAACCACACTGATTAATGGAACATTAGAGGGAATATTAGAAATTGCCCGTCCTGATACCAAAGTAGTGGTGGTTGGGCCCACTGCAAGTATTCTCCCGCATGCTTTCTTTAAAAGAGGTGTTGATATTCTGGGTGGTGATATCATCACCCACCCCCAAAAAATGCTTGACACACTAGCAGAGGGAGGTTCAGGATACCATCTTTATGGACACTCCGCAGAACGTGTGCTGGTAACACCAAAATCCCCTGGTTTTAATCCATAA
- a CDS encoding DUF364 domain-containing protein, translating into MKLINELLEVSSENDSDVKDVRVGVSWTGVHGKYGGISKTYGIPVVHGNYTRNMGELSNTTTLKLAEYVKSWNLVEASIGVAALNSMMKPRGKKDFNAQDWIIEDSHGKKVVMVGKFPKIDEIRAVAKEFWVLESNPNLTNPKERIVTDAAAEYVFPGSDIIIITGSTLINKGLERYLRLAKQENAYTIIMGPSTTMCDVFFDYGADMLAGVEILDSEALLQKISQSGGMINARVCKKEIRYRVLES; encoded by the coding sequence ATGAAACTAATTAACGAATTGCTGGAAGTTTCAAGTGAAAATGATTCAGATGTGAAGGATGTGCGAGTTGGAGTATCCTGGACTGGTGTTCATGGAAAATATGGCGGAATCTCCAAAACATACGGCATCCCTGTAGTTCATGGCAACTATACTCGAAATATGGGTGAATTAAGCAATACAACAACCCTGAAATTGGCAGAGTATGTTAAATCTTGGAATTTGGTTGAGGCAAGTATTGGAGTGGCTGCCCTGAATTCTATGATGAAACCTCGTGGAAAAAAGGATTTCAATGCCCAGGATTGGATCATTGAAGATAGCCATGGAAAAAAAGTGGTTATGGTGGGTAAATTTCCAAAAATAGATGAGATAAGGGCCGTTGCCAAGGAGTTTTGGGTATTAGAATCTAATCCAAATCTCACCAACCCCAAAGAAAGAATTGTCACTGATGCAGCTGCTGAATACGTGTTTCCAGGAAGCGATATAATCATTATTACCGGTTCCACCCTTATTAATAAAGGATTAGAACGTTATTTGAGATTGGCCAAGCAAGAAAATGCCTACACCATAATTATGGGACCCAGTACAACAATGTGTGATGTGTTTTTCGATTATGGTGCTGATATGTTAGCAGGAGTTGAAATATTAGATTCTGAAGCCCTTCTCCAGAAGATCAGCCAAAGTGGTGGGATGATCAACGCTAGAGTTTGCAAGAAGGAAATAAGGTATAGGGTGCTGGAAAGTTAA
- a CDS encoding ABC transporter ATP-binding protein has translation MKSHVKVVDASFAYNGSGNVFENINFSIGKGEVLCILGPNGTGKTTLIKCLNRLLKLNSGDIFLKGENIYSLNSKDLARQIGYIPQGHRPVFPFKVLDVVLMGRAPHLTSLSSPSEADLVIAQKALEKLNIDHMTDKPYTELSGGEKQLVFFARILTQKPDVLLLDEPTSHLDFGNQMRTLNIIDKLAEEEFTVVMSSHFPDHAFISADKVAIMKDCHIIDYGTPNEVITEKNLEKAYNIGVKIMDLEEERKICIPLV, from the coding sequence ATGAAAAGTCATGTCAAAGTAGTTGATGCTAGTTTTGCCTATAATGGCAGTGGAAATGTTTTTGAAAATATCAATTTCTCCATTGGAAAGGGAGAAGTTTTGTGTATACTTGGACCCAATGGCACTGGTAAAACCACGTTAATTAAATGTTTAAATCGTCTTTTAAAACTTAATTCTGGTGATATTTTCTTAAAAGGTGAAAATATTTACTCCTTAAACAGTAAAGATCTGGCACGGCAAATTGGATACATACCCCAAGGACATAGGCCTGTTTTCCCATTCAAAGTTTTGGATGTGGTTTTAATGGGCCGAGCACCCCATTTAACATCTTTATCTTCACCATCAGAAGCTGATTTGGTAATTGCCCAGAAAGCCTTGGAAAAACTGAACATTGACCACATGACAGATAAGCCCTACACCGAATTAAGTGGAGGAGAAAAACAGCTAGTATTCTTTGCACGTATTTTAACCCAGAAACCTGATGTTTTACTGCTGGATGAACCAACATCACACTTGGACTTTGGAAATCAGATGCGCACCCTTAATATTATTGATAAACTGGCTGAAGAGGAATTTACAGTCGTTATGTCCTCTCATTTCCCTGATCATGCATTTATATCCGCAGATAAAGTAGCTATAATGAAAGATTGCCATATTATTGATTATGGGACTCCAAATGAAGTTATTACGGAAAAAAACTTAGAAAAAGCATACAATATTGGAGTTAAGATTATGGACCTTGAAGAAGAACGAAAAATATGTATTCCTCTCGTTTAA
- a CDS encoding iron ABC transporter permease: MAIYRKIWQNMPLTTVIVALPIFLFFISFLIGRYPLSPAEVLIALLSKILPVKAASPAVYSIVWEIRLPRIMAALLVGAALSISGASLQGIFQNPLVSPDILGVTSGAGFGAALALLLSGSPFIVQLSAFCFGLIAVTLTYTIGSSFRGSKTLVMVLCGIAVAALFSAFISITKYLADPYDKLPAIVYWLMGSLSNTSLDDLYLVSIPMIIGFSLLLIIRWRINILAMGDEEAKSLGIDVSKLRMIIIICCTLLTAAAVSISGIIGWVGLVIPHVTRIIVGPDYKKLLPATICTGGFFLLLVDDVARNLSQMEIPLGILTALIGAPFFLYLLRKGNEGWS, translated from the coding sequence ATGGCTATATATAGGAAAATCTGGCAGAATATGCCTCTTACTACGGTCATAGTAGCTCTGCCAATTTTCTTATTTTTTATTTCTTTTCTTATTGGACGATACCCCCTATCCCCTGCTGAAGTACTTATCGCATTATTATCAAAAATTTTACCAGTCAAAGCAGCTTCACCGGCAGTATATTCTATTGTTTGGGAGATACGACTGCCCCGCATAATGGCCGCCCTTTTGGTAGGAGCTGCACTGTCCATATCAGGAGCTTCCCTCCAGGGAATATTCCAGAACCCCCTGGTTTCTCCAGATATATTGGGAGTAACCTCTGGAGCTGGTTTTGGTGCTGCTTTAGCTCTTCTTCTATCAGGCAGCCCGTTTATAGTTCAATTATCTGCATTTTGTTTCGGTTTAATTGCCGTGACTCTTACCTATACTATAGGTAGTAGTTTCAGAGGATCGAAAACCTTGGTTATGGTTCTCTGCGGAATAGCGGTAGCTGCCTTATTTTCAGCTTTTATATCCATAACCAAGTATTTAGCTGACCCTTACGATAAGTTACCAGCAATTGTATACTGGTTAATGGGCAGTCTTTCCAATACTTCTTTAGATGACCTCTATCTAGTATCAATTCCTATGATTATTGGATTTTCATTACTTTTAATTATACGTTGGAGGATTAACATCCTGGCCATGGGAGATGAAGAAGCCAAATCCCTGGGAATTGATGTTTCAAAACTCAGAATGATTATTATTATTTGTTGCACGCTTTTAACCGCAGCAGCAGTAAGTATCAGTGGAATTATTGGTTGGGTTGGACTGGTTATTCCCCATGTAACTCGAATAATAGTTGGACCGGACTATAAAAAATTATTACCTGCTACTATATGTACAGGGGGTTTTTTTCTTCTTTTAGTAGATGATGTAGCTCGAAATCTGTCTCAGATGGAAATTCCTCTGGGAATATTAACTGCCCTGATAGGAGCACCTTTCTTCTTATATCTTCTTAGAAAAGGAAATGAGGGTTGGTCATGA
- a CDS encoding methyltransferase type 12 — MNKNANIDLKNDISQIDFPEEISMIDSIMDGYKYYQMIYSALKLGFFDKMIEMGPASPREIAETASVNGMFVRSILSALEDISFVKSDEDGYMLTEQAETFLSKKSLFYQGDLIMDLGRDESPWNDLETVLERKGSPKLIQKEVDELQIRSLAQQCIRGEVQNVLRGIVSRPEFSEHEKLLDIGGSHGLYSIGLCQENNALSATIIEHQEVVPLTSSSISEYWMDDRITVQEGDIENLKAVPEDGYDIILLSHQLYQYRRKMDETLEKIVEMLNPGGTLVLNHRFCSPQCEIKPGDGIREIDRALTSFGHPLCHPEGLKDVLEKIGFVNVSLIPHETALGYAVLCIGTKEGKPLEKTLDAEKKLVSNYSSNGEDRCC, encoded by the coding sequence ATGAATAAAAACGCAAATATCGATTTAAAAAATGATATATCTCAAATTGATTTTCCTGAAGAAATTTCTATGATAGATTCTATAATGGATGGATATAAATACTACCAGATGATATATTCAGCATTAAAACTTGGTTTTTTTGATAAAATGATTGAAATGGGGCCTGCATCCCCACGTGAGATTGCAGAAACTGCTTCTGTAAATGGAATGTTTGTTAGAAGCATTCTCAGTGCATTGGAAGATATTAGTTTTGTTAAATCCGATGAAGACGGTTATATGCTAACTGAACAGGCAGAGACATTTCTTTCCAAGAAAAGCCTCTTTTATCAGGGAGATTTAATCATGGATCTTGGGAGAGATGAATCACCATGGAATGATTTAGAAACCGTGCTAGAGAGGAAAGGATCTCCAAAATTAATCCAAAAAGAAGTTGATGAACTACAAATCCGATCCCTAGCCCAACAATGTATTAGAGGAGAAGTTCAGAATGTATTACGTGGCATAGTTTCACGTCCAGAATTTTCAGAACATGAAAAACTTTTGGATATAGGTGGAAGCCATGGTCTTTACTCCATAGGCCTTTGTCAGGAAAATAATGCCCTTTCAGCCACAATCATAGAACATCAAGAAGTTGTGCCTTTAACTTCGTCTTCTATATCTGAATACTGGATGGATGATAGGATTACAGTACAGGAAGGAGATATTGAAAACTTGAAGGCTGTACCTGAAGATGGATATGATATTATTCTCCTTTCCCACCAACTGTACCAGTATCGTAGAAAAATGGATGAAACACTGGAGAAAATTGTGGAAATGTTGAATCCTGGAGGTACCCTAGTGCTTAACCATCGTTTTTGCAGCCCTCAATGTGAAATTAAACCCGGTGATGGTATTCGTGAAATTGATCGGGCTTTAACCAGTTTTGGCCATCCATTATGCCATCCCGAAGGCCTTAAGGATGTTTTAGAAAAAATAGGATTCGTTAATGTATCATTAATCCCACACGAAACAGCTTTGGGATATGCAGTTCTCTGTATTGGAACTAAAGAAGGTAAACCCTTGGAAAAAACATTAGATGCAGAAAAAAAACTTGTTTCTAATTATTCATCAAATGGGGAGGATAGATGTTGTTAA
- a CDS encoding formylmethanofuran dehydrogenase has protein sequence MDNINRYLDKGKEFHGDVCAGIVIGTKIALTGLKELGMNPDEHNRDLMVYVEIDRCMADAVQAVTGITMGHRTLKYKDYGKFAATFLDLSNGKAVRVSAIENPQSTQSNEKSDDERPDMKKMVEKLIKTPEKDLLLIEEVEVDVGEHEIPGFPKFRAYCEECGDKVMDRREVIVDGRTLCKACAEGPYYRKISESK, from the coding sequence ATGGATAATATAAACCGCTATTTAGATAAAGGAAAAGAATTTCATGGTGATGTTTGTGCAGGGATAGTTATTGGCACTAAAATTGCATTGACAGGCTTGAAAGAACTGGGAATGAATCCTGATGAGCATAATCGAGATTTGATGGTGTACGTGGAGATAGATCGTTGTATGGCTGATGCTGTTCAAGCAGTAACTGGGATTACCATGGGACATCGTACCCTTAAATACAAGGATTACGGTAAATTTGCTGCTACTTTTCTGGATCTATCAAATGGAAAGGCAGTACGAGTTTCTGCAATTGAAAATCCACAATCAACTCAATCGAATGAAAAATCTGATGATGAAAGACCAGATATGAAGAAAATGGTTGAAAAACTCATCAAAACCCCAGAAAAAGATTTATTATTGATTGAAGAAGTTGAAGTTGATGTGGGTGAGCATGAAATTCCAGGATTCCCGAAATTCCGAGCATACTGTGAAGAGTGCGGTGATAAAGTGATGGATCGTAGGGAAGTGATAGTTGATGGGCGAACACTATGTAAAGCTTGTGCAGAAGGTCCTTACTACCGTAAAATATCAGAAAGTAAGTGA
- a CDS encoding methyltransferase domain-containing protein, with product MKKLPEKKNSATWDDIAPKFNQWMEKDDYPKKVLQRIKCDANDSVLDIGCGNGVITIPLAKKANNVTAMDISGKMLEILTQKAEKSGIKNINTIKKRLEDTTVDEIGNHDVVVASRSLNGVSNIQKELEKINEIAEKYVYITIWGVDNRKFERKISELLGKESHSHPDYIYVYNMLHQMGIYANVEMLKCNTRNHYSNIEEAVDRLRWRIGDLNKDDESILREYLEKTMIKTSDGTMSYVKGKADWVLIWWEK from the coding sequence TTGAAAAAATTGCCTGAAAAAAAAAATTCAGCTACTTGGGATGATATAGCCCCTAAATTCAACCAATGGATGGAAAAAGATGATTATCCTAAGAAGGTTCTTCAAAGAATAAAATGTGACGCGAATGATAGTGTTTTAGATATCGGATGTGGTAATGGAGTTATCACTATTCCTCTTGCTAAAAAAGCAAACAATGTCACTGCAATGGATATTTCTGGCAAAATGCTAGAAATACTGACTCAAAAGGCTGAAAAATCAGGTATTAAAAATATAAACACCATAAAAAAGCGTTTAGAAGACACAACCGTAGATGAAATTGGTAATCATGATGTAGTAGTTGCTTCACGCTCTCTAAACGGTGTTTCAAACATCCAGAAAGAACTTGAAAAAATAAATGAAATAGCCGAAAAATATGTTTATATCACTATTTGGGGCGTTGATAACCGGAAATTTGAAAGAAAAATATCTGAACTTTTAGGAAAAGAGTCACACAGCCATCCAGATTATATTTATGTCTATAATATGCTCCATCAAATGGGAATTTATGCTAATGTTGAGATGCTAAAATGTAACACTCGCAACCATTATTCAAATATCGAAGAAGCCGTGGACAGGCTCAGGTGGAGAATTGGAGACTTAAATAAGGATGATGAATCCATTTTGAGAGAATATCTAGAAAAAACTATGATCAAAACGTCTGACGGGACCATGAGTTATGTTAAAGGGAAAGCAGACTGGGTTTTGATCTGGTGGGAAAAATAA
- a CDS encoding ABC transporter substrate-binding protein, producing the protein MNSKNKTIIAIIVVIAILGIIGTYITYYAPSSGGTKQLTDMVGRNVTVPTQINTVVATSPPTTNMIYILAPDKLAGWNFKPTGQYMDPKYKNLTEVGGWFGKQTGNYETFISIKPDIVLEGSSPLANANDTVNERQTKFGAIPVVAVLDVSNVTKFTPSIKFMGQVLGVEDRADKLNSFYEKVYNKVNSTASQIPDNQKKKVYYAEGPEGLQTDPSGSQHSQLIELAGGINIADVPLKQGMGMSDVSMEQVLKWNPDVILVGDPSFYKKVYIDTKWQNVKAVKEKQVFLIPQDPFNWFDRPPGVNIILGIPWTAKTLYPDKFQDLDMNSLTKEFYSEFYHYQLTDEELNNLLNPQP; encoded by the coding sequence TTGAATAGTAAAAATAAGACCATAATCGCCATAATTGTTGTTATTGCCATTCTTGGCATTATAGGTACTTATATAACATATTATGCACCGAGTAGTGGTGGTACAAAACAGCTGACGGACATGGTGGGGAGGAATGTCACTGTTCCTACGCAGATTAACACCGTGGTGGCTACATCACCCCCTACTACAAATATGATCTACATATTAGCTCCTGATAAGTTAGCAGGATGGAATTTCAAGCCCACTGGGCAATACATGGACCCTAAATACAAAAACCTTACAGAAGTGGGTGGTTGGTTTGGGAAACAGACTGGGAATTACGAAACCTTCATTTCAATAAAACCAGACATTGTATTGGAAGGTTCCAGCCCTCTTGCAAATGCCAATGATACAGTAAACGAAAGACAAACCAAATTTGGTGCTATACCAGTTGTAGCAGTTCTGGATGTTTCAAATGTTACCAAATTTACTCCATCAATTAAATTCATGGGACAGGTCTTAGGGGTTGAAGATAGGGCAGATAAATTAAACTCTTTCTATGAAAAGGTTTACAATAAAGTTAACAGCACTGCATCCCAGATTCCGGACAATCAAAAGAAAAAAGTGTATTATGCCGAGGGTCCAGAAGGATTACAAACTGATCCTAGCGGTTCACAGCATTCACAGTTAATCGAACTGGCTGGTGGCATAAACATTGCTGACGTTCCACTAAAACAAGGCATGGGCATGTCAGATGTTTCTATGGAACAAGTACTGAAGTGGAATCCTGATGTTATTCTGGTAGGAGATCCTTCATTCTACAAGAAAGTCTACATCGACACTAAATGGCAGAATGTAAAAGCTGTTAAGGAAAAACAGGTTTTCTTAATACCTCAGGATCCTTTTAACTGGTTTGACAGACCTCCGGGTGTTAACATAATTCTGGGAATACCATGGACTGCTAAGACATTGTATCCAGATAAATTCCAGGACTTGGACATGAACAGTTTGACCAAAGAATTCTACTCTGAATTTTACCATTACCAGTTAACTGATGAAGAATTGAACAATCTGTTAAATCCTCAGCCATAA